One genomic window of Numida meleagris isolate 19003 breed g44 Domestic line chromosome 1, NumMel1.0, whole genome shotgun sequence includes the following:
- the RHOG gene encoding rho-related GTP-binding protein RhoG, with protein sequence MQSIKCVVVGDGAVGKTCLLICYTTNAFPKEYIPTVFDNYSAQNTVDGRTINLNLWDTAGQEEYDRLRTLSYPQTNVFIICFSIASPPSYENVKHKWYPEVCHHCPSVPVLLVGTKKDLRTHPDTMRRLKEQNQAPISTQQGLSLCRQIRAVKYLECSALQQEGIKEVFTEAVRAVLNPAPAKAKRPCVLL encoded by the coding sequence ATGCAGAGCATCAAGTGCGTGGTGGTGGGCGACGGCGCGGTGGGGAAGACGTGCCTGCTCATCTGCTACACCACCAACGCCTTCCCCAAGGAGTACATCCCCACCGTCTTCGACAACTACAGCGCGCAGAACACGGTGGACGGGCGGACTATTAACCTCAACCTGTGGGACACGGCCGGGCAGGAGGAGTACGACCGCCTGCGGACGCTCTCCTACCCCCAGACCAACGTCTTCATCATCTGCTTCTCCATCGCCAGCCCGCCCTCCTACGAGAACGTCAAGCACAAGTGGTACCCCGAGGTGTGCCACCACTGCCCCAGCGTGCCCGTGCTGCTGGTGGGCACCAAGAAGGACCTGCGCACCCACCCCGACACCATGCGCCGGCTGAAGGAGCAGAACCAGGCGCCCATCAGCACGCAGCAGGGCCTCAGCCTGTGCCGCCAGATCCGCGCCGTCAAGTACCTGGAGTGCTCGgcgctgcagcaggagggcatCAAGGAGGTGTTCACCGAGGCGGTGCGCGCAGTGCTCAACCCCGCGCCGGCCAAGGCCAAGCGGCCCTGCGTGCTGCTCTAG